One part of the Paraburkholderia flagellata genome encodes these proteins:
- the tadA gene encoding tRNA adenosine(34) deaminase TadA, with product MTACGADSQTASQPNPVSERDKHFMRLAQAAAEEARSAGEVPVGAVLVRGDEVIASGFNHPIGAHDPSAHAEMAALRAGAHALGNYRLPGCELYVTLEPCLMCAGAIMHARIARVVFGAHDPKTGACGSVVDAFANEQLNHHTSVSGGVLADECGEALRAFFADRRRASREARRAARAQAEETQGGTGVAGPNETAD from the coding sequence ATGACGGCCTGCGGGGCCGATTCACAAACCGCTTCACAGCCCAATCCCGTCTCCGAGCGCGACAAGCATTTCATGCGCCTCGCGCAGGCCGCCGCCGAAGAGGCGCGCTCCGCCGGCGAAGTGCCCGTGGGCGCGGTGCTCGTGCGCGGTGACGAAGTGATTGCCTCGGGCTTCAATCACCCGATCGGTGCGCACGATCCCTCCGCGCATGCGGAAATGGCGGCGTTGCGAGCGGGCGCGCACGCGCTGGGTAACTACCGCTTGCCCGGCTGCGAACTCTATGTGACCCTTGAACCGTGCCTGATGTGCGCCGGCGCGATCATGCACGCGCGTATCGCACGTGTGGTGTTCGGCGCGCATGATCCGAAAACCGGCGCATGTGGCAGCGTGGTCGATGCCTTTGCCAACGAGCAACTGAATCACCATACGAGCGTGTCCGGCGGAGTGCTGGCGGATGAGTGTGGCGAGGCACTGCGCGCGTTCTTCGCCGACCGTCGCCGCGCGAGCCGGGAAGCGCGCCGTGCGGCCCGGGCACAGGCCGAGGAAACGCAGGGAGGAACCGGCGTTGCCGGTCCGAACGAAACCGCGGATTGA